TGCTCGGTTCTTGAACGTAAAAAATTTTTATCGCACCGCTTTTACAACCAACGACAAAACTATCTTTATAAATTTCAAAAATCTCTCCACTCTTAACGTTGCCATTAGTATCTACTAATTCAAGCTTTAAAATTTTAAGTCCACTTTGCGTAAAGATGCCAGGCCAAGGCATATAAGCTCTAAATTTATTATAAATCTGCTCCGCATTTTCTTCAAAGTTTATAAGTCCATCGCTCTTTTGTATCTTTTTACAATGTGTTGCCAAGCTCTCCTCTTGCTTTATAGGGATTAGGTTTTTAAAATTTTTAAGTGTCTTTACTATTAACTCTCCACCGATTTTACCGAGAGCATTAAAAAGCTCATCAGCCATTAAATTTTGACAATCAATATAAGCAAAATCAAGCATATCACCAGTATCAAGCCCCTCATCCATAAGCATCGCAGTTACTCCGCTTTGCTTTTCACCGTTTAACAAGGCTGATTGTATCGGACTAGCACCTCGGTATTTTGGCAGGATTGAGGCATGTAGGTTTATGCAAGGAGAAATATCTAAAACCACTTTTGGTAAAATTTTACCATAAGCTGCAACTACGATAAAATCAGGCTTTAATGCTACCAACTCACTCACTACACTCTCATCTCTTAACGTCTTTGGCTCATAAATTTTTACATTTTTTAGGTGCGTTTGGGCGTAAATTTTAACTTCGCTTGGTGTTAATGCTTGCTTTCTTCCTATAGGCTTATCAGGCTGAGTAAAAACACCCACTACATTTACATTACTATTTACTAAAGCATCTAAAATATCCACTGCATACTGTGGCGTCCCCATAAAGACTACATTCATTTTAGCCTATCTTTTTGCATTAATTCAAGCAAGTTAAATTTAAGTTCATTTATATTCTCATTTGTAGCAGAACTTATAGGCATTATAAAGTATGGCTTTGTGTTATCAAACTCATAAATATCTTGCTTAAAGCCTAGCTTCTCGCTATTAATGCCAAGCTCACGTAAAAACTCAGCTATCTTTTTTTCTAAATTATCAACCGCATCCATACGAGTGAGAGCTATAGCGTAATCCCTTTTTGCAAGTTTAGGCGAGAATTTATTAATCTCACTCTTTAGTGTATCAAACTGCTCTTTTAGCTCACGATAGTTTGCCAAATCAAGCATATAAAGCAAAATTTTTGTCCGCTCAATATGCTTTAAAAACTTAAGTCCAAGCCCTCTACCATCACTTGCACCCTCTATGATACCAGGGATGTCTGCCATCACGAAGCCATTATACTCATCAACTTCAACAAGCCCAAGCTTTGGTGTAAGCGTAGTAAATTCGTAGTTTGCAATCTGTGGCTTTGCATTTGAGATAGTTGAGATAAGCGTTGACTTACCAACATTTGGAAAACCAACAAGTCCCACATCTGCGATAAGTTTTAGTTCAAGACGGACATCACATGTCTGCTCAGGAGTACCTTTTTGTGCATATTCTGGAGCTTGGTTAGTTGAGCTTTTAAAATGCACATTGCCAAGTCCGCCTTTGCCACCTTTTAAAAACATTGCACGATCACCTTCGTTTACCATATCAAGTAGTAACTCACCGCTATTTGCATCATATACAGCCGTGCCTGGCGGGACAATAAGCTCCAAGTTTTCACCTTTTTTACCAGTCATACGCCGACCCTGTCCAGCTTCACCATCTTTAGCACTCATTGCACGTTTACCTTTATAATTTGCAAGTGTATGCGTGTTGTTATCAACTATGAAATACACATCACCGCCATCACCGCCATCACCGCCATCAGGGCCACCTAAAATCACGTGCTTCTCTCGGCGAAAACTTACAGCACCAGCACCGCCATGCCCAGAACTTAAAGTTAATCTTACGCTATCTATAAACATATTTTGCCTTGTAATTTTTAAAAGATTATAACAATTGTTTTATTAAATTTACGATACAAATCGAATTTATATTTAATTAAATAAATTTAGAGAGTTTGGGGCAAAGCCCCAAGTATTAAGCAGCAGGATATACAGAGACTTTTTTTCTGTTTTTGTCTTTTCTTTCAAATTTAACGTAACCGTCAATAAGTGCAAAGATAGTGTGGTCTTTACCTAGACCTACGTTACTTCCTGCATGTGTTGCAGTGCCTCTTTGGCGGATGATGATATTTCCAGCTCTTACAAACTCTCCACCAAATTTCTTGACACCAAGTCGGCGTCCTATAGAATCTCGGTTATTCTGGGTTGAGCCCTGACCTTTTTTGTGTGCCATATCTTATCTCCTTAAGCTACGATACTTACGATTTTAACGCGTGTGAATTGTCTTCTAAAACCACGTTTGAGTTTTGAGTCTTTGCGTCTGCGTTTTTTATAGATTACGACTTTTTTGTCTTTACCTAGATTAACGACCTCTAAGACAACTTTTGCACCCTCAACAAATGGTGCACCTACCTTTACTTCACCATCATTCACAGCTAAAACCTCTGTGATCTCTAGCTTTGATTTTGGCTCAGCTTCAAAGCGATCAAGCTTAAGATATTCACCCTCGCTGACACGATACTGCTTTCCGCCATGCTTAAATATAGCGTATTTTGACATACTCTACCTTTCTTAAAATTGGTAAGTTACCAAAAAGCACTCTGTTTACACAAAGATTTAAGGAGCTTTATTGGTTCTAAGGTGTGGATTGTATCTAAAAATTTATAAATTTTTGCTAAATTTAAGCTAATTTATACTTTATAAGACTATGTTCTACGTAAAATCCATCAGAAATTTATTCTACTTTAAGCACTGTATTTTTCGTAAATCGCACAATATCATCAGAGTGATAAATTTTATTATTTTTATCTTTTATAGCCATAAAATACACTTGTCTGTGTATATGTAACATCTGTCGTAATCCACTCGCCAAAGAATTTAAGACTTGTCGTTTTTGTCCTTTTTTACACACTTTCAAGCTCATAAAGCCTTTATATTTATCATAACCCTTGAAATTTAGCATAAATATTATCTCATTTACATTGTATTGTGTTTCGTCCGCACTCATCTCATCTATCATAAAAATGATAAAATTTTCAGACATATTCATAAGTTACTATAAAATATTTTCTATAATATTAATTTATTTTTCTCAAAATATAAATTATATTTGATATTTAAAGGCGAAGCAAGTCCGCCTTTAAATTTTTAATAATCAAGCTCTGGTTTTGAAGTAGTATAAGTTGAAGCAGGAAACATCGGATACTCTACTTTTGGCATTTTACCCGTTAAAGCATTTAAAAACGTTACGATTGAGTTTGCCTCTTTATCACTTATCTCAATGCCAAGCTGGACACTCCCCATAGTCTGAACCGCCTCTTTAAGCGACCAGATAGTTCCGTTGTGAAAATACGGTGCAGTAAGCTCAATATTACGTAAAGTAGGTGCTTTAACCATACCATTTGCATCACCTTTAAAGTCACCAACATCAGCAAATTTATACTTAGCCGCCACTTCAAACGGCTGAAGTGTGCCACCTAAATTCACGCCATTATGGCATGTTACACAGCCCTTGTCAATAAAAGTTTTTAGTCCTTTTTTCTCAGTTTCGCTTAAGGCATTTGCATCACCCTCAAGGAATTTATCAAATCTTGACGGAGTTACAAGCGTCCTTTCAAATATCCCAATAGCAGTCGTTACAAGTTCAAATTTTATCTCACTATTAAATACTGACTTAAACTCAGCAACGTAAGCCGGTATAGACTTTAATCTATCTACGACAAGTTCGGGAGTAGCTGCCATCTCAACATCTGCTGTCATCGGACCTGCTGCTTGAGCGGCTAAGTGTGCTGCACGTCCATCCCAAAACTGAACTGCATTAAACACAGAGTTATAAACGGTCGGAGCATTGACGTGGTGAGGATTTGGTGCCCATTTGTGTCCCGTTGAAGCTGGAACTCCATCGACTCCGCCAAGACCTAAGTTATGACAGGTATTGCAACTAATTATACCTGATTTTGATAAGCGTGGATCAAAATATAGCCTCTTGCCTAATTCATAAGCAGCCATAGTTGTTGGATACTCTTTTGAGTCAGGTGATGCATCGTTTATCATCTTTGTAAGAGCTACTGGGTCGCTAGGGAGTGCCACCATACCGCTATCAAGTGCATCCTTGATAAGATTATCACCAAAAAGTGAACTCACTAAAACACAGCTTAATAAGCTAAACTTAGTCTTCATAATTACTCCTTAAATTTAAGATCGAGTTACAATTATATTACATTTCAAATTAAATAATAATAAATTTTATTAATTTTAATATTTTATTTTTAGATATTTTTAAGTAAAAAAGACTAAATATATCTTATATAAATTTTAAAAAATATTAGCTATAATCAGACAAAAATTTAGGCTAAAAGAGTATATGGCAGCAGACGATCAAGAAAAGACAGAAGAACCCACCTCCAAAAAGATAGATGACGCCAAAAAAGACGGCAACGTTCCCAAAAGTCAAGATATAAGTGGCTTTGCTGCACTATTTGTTGGAATTTTAGTACTTATAGCTATGATTGGGGTTATAAGAGATCAAGTTATTACACTTTATATGTATTATCAAAAATTTATAGGTATTGAAATCACTTCAAAGGTCGTGCATCAGATAGTCATAATGACACTTTTTCGATCACTTTTAGTAGTGCTACCTATCTGTATATGTGTCGCTATTGCTGGCGTGATTGCAAATGTTATGCAGTTTGGGCTGATATTTACCACAAAACCAATAACTCCTGATATAAATAAAATCAATCCGATTAATGGGCTTAAAAATTTATTCTCAATGAAAAAAGCGATAGAGAGCGTGAAAATCACCGCAAAAGTCAGTATCGTCTTTGGCGTAGGATTTTACTTTTTCTTGCAATTTCTTAAAGAGCTGCCATATACGCTCTTTTTATCTATGTTTGATCAACTTGAGTGGCTAAAAAAGAAAATGCTTATTTTAGTCGGTGTTATGCTTATTATCTTACTTGTAATAGGTCTTATAGATCTTATGATTGTTCGTTTTCAGTATTTTAAAGGACTTAGGATGAGTAA
This window of the Campylobacter anatolicus genome carries:
- the flhB gene encoding flagellar biosynthesis protein FlhB, with protein sequence MAADDQEKTEEPTSKKIDDAKKDGNVPKSQDISGFAALFVGILVLIAMIGVIRDQVITLYMYYQKFIGIEITSKVVHQIVIMTLFRSLLVVLPICICVAIAGVIANVMQFGLIFTTKPITPDINKINPINGLKNLFSMKKAIESVKITAKVSIVFGVGFYFFLQFLKELPYTLFLSMFDQLEWLKKKMLILVGVMLIILLVIGLIDLMIVRFQYFKGLRMSKQEIKDEYKQMEGDPQVKGRIRRMQMQAAKRRMMQNIPQADVIITNPTHYAVAIRYDKTREEAPVVLAKGVDHMALQIRKIATENGVQIVEDPPLARELYKLCEIDQSIPVNLFRAVAEVLSFVYMGDQNKFKDKLK
- a CDS encoding cytochrome-c peroxidase; the encoded protein is MKTKFSLLSCVLVSSLFGDNLIKDALDSGMVALPSDPVALTKMINDASPDSKEYPTTMAAYELGKRLYFDPRLSKSGIISCNTCHNLGLGGVDGVPASTGHKWAPNPHHVNAPTVYNSVFNAVQFWDGRAAHLAAQAAGPMTADVEMAATPELVVDRLKSIPAYVAEFKSVFNSEIKFELVTTAIGIFERTLVTPSRFDKFLEGDANALSETEKKGLKTFIDKGCVTCHNGVNLGGTLQPFEVAAKYKFADVGDFKGDANGMVKAPTLRNIELTAPYFHNGTIWSLKEAVQTMGSVQLGIEISDKEANSIVTFLNALTGKMPKVEYPMFPASTYTTSKPELDY
- the obgE gene encoding GTPase ObgE, encoding MFIDSVRLTLSSGHGGAGAVSFRREKHVILGGPDGGDGGDGGDVYFIVDNNTHTLANYKGKRAMSAKDGEAGQGRRMTGKKGENLELIVPPGTAVYDANSGELLLDMVNEGDRAMFLKGGKGGLGNVHFKSSTNQAPEYAQKGTPEQTCDVRLELKLIADVGLVGFPNVGKSTLISTISNAKPQIANYEFTTLTPKLGLVEVDEYNGFVMADIPGIIEGASDGRGLGLKFLKHIERTKILLYMLDLANYRELKEQFDTLKSEINKFSPKLAKRDYAIALTRMDAVDNLEKKIAEFLRELGINSEKLGFKQDIYEFDNTKPYFIMPISSATNENINELKFNLLELMQKDRLK
- the rplU gene encoding 50S ribosomal protein L21, with protein sequence MSKYAIFKHGGKQYRVSEGEYLKLDRFEAEPKSKLEITEVLAVNDGEVKVGAPFVEGAKVVLEVVNLGKDKKVVIYKKRRRKDSKLKRGFRRQFTRVKIVSIVA
- the fmt gene encoding methionyl-tRNA formyltransferase, translating into MNVVFMGTPQYAVDILDALVNSNVNVVGVFTQPDKPIGRKQALTPSEVKIYAQTHLKNVKIYEPKTLRDESVVSELVALKPDFIVVAAYGKILPKVVLDISPCINLHASILPKYRGASPIQSALLNGEKQSGVTAMLMDEGLDTGDMLDFAYIDCQNLMADELFNALGKIGGELIVKTLKNFKNLIPIKQEESLATHCKKIQKSDGLINFEENAEQIYNKFRAYMPWPGIFTQSGLKILKLELVDTNGNVKSGEIFEIYKDSFVVGCKSGAIKIFYVQEPSKKAVAAVDYINGKRLRIGDFIY
- the rpmA gene encoding 50S ribosomal protein L27; its protein translation is MAHKKGQGSTQNNRDSIGRRLGVKKFGGEFVRAGNIIIRQRGTATHAGSNVGLGKDHTIFALIDGYVKFERKDKNRKKVSVYPAA